CATCTTAAGAAACGAAAACAGGTGCATAAGCCAGCGATGACCATACTCAACCTGATCCACCCCTACCTGCCTTTCGAGTTGCCGGGCCAGACGTTCGACATCAGCAAGCTCGACAACGCCCTCATCAAGTAAGATCTCAAACGATGATGGCAGCGGATTTTCGCTCAAACCTTCAAGAAAAACAGCATCGTCTCCCAGGGTAACTTTGAAATTTTCCAGAGCCTGCGCCTGAGAAATATAAACAACCTTCTTCGTCTCCCGCAACTCAAGACAATATGCCTGGAGCGCGGACAATCTCGCCCGATCAAGATCATCTTCGAGATAAACTGCCAGTCGTAAATCGGCCCTCCAGAGAGAAACAATCCGCGTTACATTCCCATAGACCAGAAAATAAAGCGCCAGCAGAAGCATGGCGAGAGTAATTATCGAGATCGATATCAGGTTGATAAGCGGATGCCGACAAATATTATTCGCGGTAAGCTTAAAGAGAGAAAAGCTGTAATCTCGAATTCCGATCATATGAAAGACAGATGTCTCAGACAACCTGGGCTCAGTTCACCAAAGTAATTCATCCGGGCCACACATATGCCTGCAGAGAACCCCGATCAAGATAGAAGACCTTGCGTTTAAAACGTGGCAGAATACTCCGATTATGGGTAACCATAACAATGGTAGCCCCCCGGGAGTTGATGTAATTGAAAATATGCATAATTTCATTGCTGATTTCAAAATCAAGGTTGCCGGTAGGCTCATCCGCCAGAATCAGTCGGGGATCATTGACTAACGCCCGGGCGATGGCCACCCGCTGCTGTTCTCCCCCCGACAACTGCAGCGGCAGCCGCTCAATCTGTCGTTCAATACCCACTATTTTAAGTACCTGCCAGACCTTCTTTTGAATCAGGCGCCGAGGCGTTCCGGCCACCTCCAGGGCCAAAGCCACATTATCAAACACCGTCCGATAAGGAATCAATTTATAATCCTGAAAGACAATCCCCATCCGGCGCCGCAACCGGGCAATTCGAGACGGCCGGGCCCGCGCCAGATTTACACCATCCACCACGATCTGCCCTGAATCGGGTTCGAGATCAGCAAAAAGCAGGCGAAAAAGAGTGGTTTTCCCGGCGCCGCTGGGTCCGGAAAGATAAACGAATTCCCCCTCCTTGACCTCAAAAGAAATATCCTTAAGAATCAGATCCGGACGGCTATAACTTTTACTGAGATGCGATACACGTATCATCAGCCGCCAGACCTGCAAGCAGATTCCATAATTGACTACGTTCGCGTAAAGGCAACTCCAGGCTCACCCCAGACTTGCGCTGCCGAGCTTCGAGAATGCCCTTTTCATAGCCCTTGCGCCCAACCATCAGACGCAAAGGGGCACCGATCAGATCCGCGTCTTTGAATTTGACCCCGGGGCGCTCATCCCGATCATCATACAGAACCATGATCCCGCGTTGTTGCAATTCGCAGTAAAGCTGCTCGCAATAATTTGTCACCTCATCTGATTTAAGATCAAGATTGAGCAACACAACCTTGAAGGGAGCGAGGGCATAAGGGAAAACAATCCCATTTTCATCATGATTTTGCTCTATCGCAGCGGCCACCGTCCGTCCGATTCCGATACCATAGCAGCCCATGACCAGAAGACGCTCCCGGCCTTCCTGATCAAGGTAGCGGGCTTGTAATTTTTCACTGTATTTAGTCCCCAGTTTAAAGATATGGCCAACCTCGATTCCGCGGTCGATCTGCAAAACTCCAGAGCAACGCGGACAAGCATCTCCGGCTTGAACTTCAACCAAATCAAAGATTTTCTCACTGCTGAAATCACGTCCCCACTGCACTCCCTGCAGATGGAAACCGGCCCGATTAGCACCGCAGATCATGCCCGGCAAAAACGGCACCGCCCGATCAACCAGTAGCGGCAACCGGGTCTCCAGCGGCCCGAGAAAACCAACCGGCAACCCTAACTCCTCGGCCACCCGATCCGAAGAGGGTATTTCAACCCACTCAGCCGCCAAGGCGGCCTTGA
The genomic region above belongs to Pseudomonadota bacterium and contains:
- a CDS encoding ABC transporter permease; the protein is MIGIRDYSFSLFKLTANNICRHPLINLISISIITLAMLLLALYFLVYGNVTRIVSLWRADLRLAVYLEDDLDRARLSALQAYCLELRETKKVVYISQAQALENFKVTLGDDAVFLEGLSENPLPSSFEILLDEGVVELADVERLARQLERQVGVDQVEYGHRWLMHLFSFLKMIKYFGYVVTIFLSAVTVFIVASTIRLSLYARRDTIRVLRLVGATSSFIALPYFFEGVFQGLAASMLALSLAYAGFRHLCDWLRSQVPQWAALSQLHFFSVSELLFFICIGTFLGVAGFLLSSRWLRLES
- the ftsE gene encoding cell division ATP-binding protein FtsE; its protein translation is MIRVSHLSKSYSRPDLILKDISFEVKEGEFVYLSGPSGAGKTTLFRLLFADLEPDSGQIVVDGVNLARARPSRIARLRRRMGIVFQDYKLIPYRTVFDNVALALEVAGTPRRLIQKKVWQVLKIVGIERQIERLPLQLSGGEQQRVAIARALVNDPRLILADEPTGNLDFEISNEIMHIFNYINSRGATIVMVTHNRSILPRFKRKVFYLDRGSLQAYVWPG